In the Juglans microcarpa x Juglans regia isolate MS1-56 chromosome 6D, Jm3101_v1.0, whole genome shotgun sequence genome, one interval contains:
- the LOC121234441 gene encoding two-component response regulator-like APRR2 isoform X2 produces the protein MVCTANDLQEWKDFPKGLRVLLLDGDSSSAAEIRSKLEAMDYIVTTFCNENEALTAIVNKPESFHIAIVEVGTSDNHGSFKFLETAKDVPTIMTSNVHCLSTMMKCIALGAVEFLRKPLSEDKLRNIWQHVVHKAFNAGGSILCESLKPVKESVASMLQLPLENGELNNKISSETKNGSLVYENDHEHSGGSDKYPAPSTPQLKQGARLLDDGDCQDQTNCSTEKDNGEQDGESKSVETTCGDSIAEGTLQDGKPQTQHECLIKEDEESADGFKSDGKVSPHQHNKDNLGNIGGGGGSGGGAEIPSKPSGFNSSVTRANRKKMKKYRMHKRHILPKEEELRWPHARDVMQRSYYTHRPVMAIPSYHSNHTLSMPPVYPMWGPPGGNSAGVQMWGTGYPAWQPTDNWNWKPYPGMAADAWGCPVMAPPHCAYPSFPQDTSGIHHAGAVDISSGMTQNSFDLYPADEVIDKVVKEAISKPWLPLPLGLKPPSTDSVLTELSRQGISTIPPHINGSHPF, from the exons ATGGTTTGCACTGCTAATGATTTACAGGAGTGGAAAGACTTTCCGAAGGGACTTAGGGTGCTTCTGCTTGATGGAGACAGCAGTTCTGCGGCTGAGATAAGATCAAAGCTTGAGGCAATGGATTACATTG TTACTACATTCTGCAATGAGAATGAGGCTTTGACAGCAATTGTAAACAAGCCTGAAAGCTTTCATATTGCTATTGTTGAG GTGGGTACAAGCGACAACCATGGAAGCTTTAAGTTTCTTGAAACTGCAAAGGACGTGCCGACCATTA TGACTTCAAACGTCCATTGCCTGAGCACCATGATGAAGTGCATAGCG CTTGGTGCAGTTGAGTTCCTGCGGAAGCCACTCTCTGAGGACAAACTCAGGAATATTTGGCAGCATGTGGTTCATAAG GCATTCAATGCTGGGGGTAGCATCCTCTGTGAGTCACTAAAGCCTGTCAAAGAGTCTGTAGCGTCCATGCTGCAGCTACCGCTGGAAAATGGagaattgaataataaaatatcaagcGAAACCAAAAATGGGTCTCTTGTTTATGAAAATGACCATGAACACTCAGGAGGAAGTGATAAGTACCCAGCTCCTTCAACCCCACAATTGAAACAGGGAGCAAGGTTACTTGATGATGGGGATTGCCAAGATCAAACCAACTGCTCAACAGAAAAGGATAATGGCGAACAAGATGGTGAATCTAAATCTGTCGAAACTACTTGTGGTGATTCAATTGCTGAAGGCACTCTTCAGGATGGCAAACCTCAAACACAACATGAGTGTCTGATCAAAGAGGATGAGGAGTCTGCTGATGGTTTTAAAAGTGACGGAAAGGTGTCTCCTCACCAACATAATAAAGACAATCTTGGCAATataggtggtggtggtggcagtgGTGGTGGTGCTGAAATCCCAAGTAAACCATCTGGATTTAATTCTAGCGTGACTCGAGCTaatcggaagaagatgaag AAATACCGGATGCACAAGAGACACATCTTGCCCAAGGAAGAGGAACTGAGATGGCCGCATGCAAGGGATGTAATGCAAAGAAGTTATTATACACATAGACCAGTCATGGCCATCCCTTCATACCATTCTAATCACACGCTCTCCATGCCTCCTGTTTATCCAATGTGGGGCCCGCCTGGTGGTAACTCAGCTGGAGTCCAGATGTGGGGTACTGGTTATCCTGCATGGCAACCAACAGATAATTGGAATTGGAAGCCTTATCCAGGG ATGGCTGCTGATGCTTGGGGCTGCCCTGTTATGGCACCTCCACACTGTGCATATCCTTCATTCCCTCAA GACACTTCAGGGATTCACCATGCAGGTGCAGTTGATATTAGCTCTGGCATGACACAAAATTCTTTCGACCTATATCCG GCAGATGAGGTGATTGACAAGGTTGTTAAAGAGGCAATCAGCAAGCCATGGCTACCCTTGCCCTTGGGCCTCAAGCCTCCCTCCACTGATAGTGTACTAACAGAACTCTCCAGACAAGGCATCTCCACCATCCCTCCTCACATCAACGGCTCTCATCCCTTCTGA
- the LOC121234441 gene encoding two-component response regulator-like APRR2 isoform X1, which yields MVCTANDLQEWKDFPKGLRVLLLDGDSSSAAEIRSKLEAMDYIVTTFCNENEALTAIVNKPESFHIAIVEVGTSDNHGSFKFLETAKDVPTIMTSNVHCLSTMMKCIALGAVEFLRKPLSEDKLRNIWQHVVHKAFNAGGSILCESLKPVKESVASMLQLPLENGELNNKISSETKNGSLVYENDHEHSGGSDKYPAPSTPQLKQGARLLDDGDCQDQTNCSTEKDNGEQDGESKSVETTCGDSIAEGTLQDGKPQTQHECLIKEDEESADGFKSDGKVSPHQHNKDNLGNIGGGGGSGGGAEIPSKPSGFNSSVTRANRKKMKIDWTQELHKKFVRAVEQLGIDQAIPSRILELMKVEGLTRHNVASHLQKYRMHKRHILPKEEELRWPHARDVMQRSYYTHRPVMAIPSYHSNHTLSMPPVYPMWGPPGGNSAGVQMWGTGYPAWQPTDNWNWKPYPGMAADAWGCPVMAPPHCAYPSFPQDTSGIHHAGAVDISSGMTQNSFDLYPADEVIDKVVKEAISKPWLPLPLGLKPPSTDSVLTELSRQGISTIPPHINGSHPF from the exons ATGGTTTGCACTGCTAATGATTTACAGGAGTGGAAAGACTTTCCGAAGGGACTTAGGGTGCTTCTGCTTGATGGAGACAGCAGTTCTGCGGCTGAGATAAGATCAAAGCTTGAGGCAATGGATTACATTG TTACTACATTCTGCAATGAGAATGAGGCTTTGACAGCAATTGTAAACAAGCCTGAAAGCTTTCATATTGCTATTGTTGAG GTGGGTACAAGCGACAACCATGGAAGCTTTAAGTTTCTTGAAACTGCAAAGGACGTGCCGACCATTA TGACTTCAAACGTCCATTGCCTGAGCACCATGATGAAGTGCATAGCG CTTGGTGCAGTTGAGTTCCTGCGGAAGCCACTCTCTGAGGACAAACTCAGGAATATTTGGCAGCATGTGGTTCATAAG GCATTCAATGCTGGGGGTAGCATCCTCTGTGAGTCACTAAAGCCTGTCAAAGAGTCTGTAGCGTCCATGCTGCAGCTACCGCTGGAAAATGGagaattgaataataaaatatcaagcGAAACCAAAAATGGGTCTCTTGTTTATGAAAATGACCATGAACACTCAGGAGGAAGTGATAAGTACCCAGCTCCTTCAACCCCACAATTGAAACAGGGAGCAAGGTTACTTGATGATGGGGATTGCCAAGATCAAACCAACTGCTCAACAGAAAAGGATAATGGCGAACAAGATGGTGAATCTAAATCTGTCGAAACTACTTGTGGTGATTCAATTGCTGAAGGCACTCTTCAGGATGGCAAACCTCAAACACAACATGAGTGTCTGATCAAAGAGGATGAGGAGTCTGCTGATGGTTTTAAAAGTGACGGAAAGGTGTCTCCTCACCAACATAATAAAGACAATCTTGGCAATataggtggtggtggtggcagtgGTGGTGGTGCTGAAATCCCAAGTAAACCATCTGGATTTAATTCTAGCGTGACTCGAGCTaatcggaagaagatgaag ATAGACTGGACACAAGAACTGCACAAAAAGTTTGTGCGGGCAGTTGAACAACTAGGTATCGATCAAGCCATTCCCTCTCGGATACTAGAGCTCATGAAAGTGGAAGGTTTAACGAGGCATAACGTAGCAAGCCATCTCCAG AAATACCGGATGCACAAGAGACACATCTTGCCCAAGGAAGAGGAACTGAGATGGCCGCATGCAAGGGATGTAATGCAAAGAAGTTATTATACACATAGACCAGTCATGGCCATCCCTTCATACCATTCTAATCACACGCTCTCCATGCCTCCTGTTTATCCAATGTGGGGCCCGCCTGGTGGTAACTCAGCTGGAGTCCAGATGTGGGGTACTGGTTATCCTGCATGGCAACCAACAGATAATTGGAATTGGAAGCCTTATCCAGGG ATGGCTGCTGATGCTTGGGGCTGCCCTGTTATGGCACCTCCACACTGTGCATATCCTTCATTCCCTCAA GACACTTCAGGGATTCACCATGCAGGTGCAGTTGATATTAGCTCTGGCATGACACAAAATTCTTTCGACCTATATCCG GCAGATGAGGTGATTGACAAGGTTGTTAAAGAGGCAATCAGCAAGCCATGGCTACCCTTGCCCTTGGGCCTCAAGCCTCCCTCCACTGATAGTGTACTAACAGAACTCTCCAGACAAGGCATCTCCACCATCCCTCCTCACATCAACGGCTCTCATCCCTTCTGA